A region of Micromonas commoda chromosome 4, complete sequence DNA encodes the following proteins:
- a CDS encoding predicted protein has protein sequence MSFSVALRNLWDFLSISFHLARTSGSFAAASVMLLVIALLDACQNMMAKQSPIVATTQEAIAQYSTLMRSGLGAGCPRLYGFRSGCFSIILRSLAPELCD, from the coding sequence ATGTCCTTCTCCGTCGCCTTAAGAAACTTGTGGGACTTCCTCTCCATCTCGTTCCACCTTGCGCGCACCTCCGgcagcttcgccgcggcaTCCGTGATGCTCTTGGTAATCGCCCTGCTCGACGCCTGCCAAAATATGATGGCGAAGCAGAGTCCCATCGTCGCCACCACGCAAGAGGCAATCGCACAGTACAGCACGTTGATGCGCAGCGGTCTCGGGGCGGGCTGTCCGAGGTTGTACGGATTCAGGAGCGGCTGCTTCAGCATCATCCTCCGCTCGCTCGCTCCTGAGTTGTGCGATTAG
- a CDS encoding membrane protein ((5x repeat) pfam05249: UPF0187. Uncharacterised protein family (UPF0187). This family of proteins is functionally uncharacterised..) has protein sequence MSNAAEISNRGGRTLPRQPSTMSVESLPSRRGSFASVASSDGMSDASGLSRGNPGLGGADDPALTPTSPSGTDRRMNRRVTRASNGSHHGLGGPRRMVFLNKPKELSHGRLAFISEIFKIKGTIVLKVVPQIILAAFVGLFANLVKVLYCGEGVASNDECDVTFNMDGHLGVSVVLSFLLVFRADLAYERYYQGKSALGAIHTGIRNLNVATATFLRAHPPLSRDKGGKKSVINRRKWAAKNATRATALARDRMELFRLTNLLYAFVRQAVRAQRHGYSDVGPVTDDELMTRDRGGKPRVPDIVKDKIELDEFKTLEPWNRPNVCVSKITAIIEHHRRVGNLGERAALDVFRDCQLVLDALKSAERIVTTPIPYQYLHMLNILLFFFVYSVPFVFTANFKWITPFPSCVVALAFYGVNEIGRCMEDPYSWEDPCHDLSGVGWRIYTETLQIHQKADEVHREAEDVHEETNASESRVTDSSELEARARLSTSEQIQRALAAAPVADAALHANALEEACALEDENVAAGEMPTPSTPASPAPKRNRASSAASITGPFTSIAAAARTAIKQNVGGNIDEEDDEDDALTADPSIVPKELSTHWSGFLTEIFVFKNTVMPSLLPQIALAFFLGIFAQMFKRVMCGADVVAAAECQTTFDITGHQVVSVSLGFLLVFRTDWAYDRYYEGKQSLGQLYNGLRNLNVCFVNYLRENKPGERAAFEASGSSNLEGWGDAGPHLTDSPSRAPRESFQSTIAKITEDRAELLRLTNVLYATMRHILRDIRVGAPDGGEVTDEDCVKVDATGKPPLPDLLREGESERLLALMPSNRCNWIAMRIQIITETHRRLGNISERAAFEIYQQLEICLSAYKAMERIVSTPIPFTYLHMLQFILFFFVFSAPFVFTTTFHWIGYVPSVIVAIGFYGINEMGKLIQDPFNWQQPCHDLSGLGLRIYRENLKIHEHAEQFDPKAEKEMSKRRASYQTLMDALQRHDSETGEGMKRNSSITSIGSTGSNSVATSGEVDGKRRKTGTPSVSKTKGASEKYGEELSIGPFTFITILFRYRGTVLPKIMPQTLLAAAVSIFAQIIKIYWCGANITSHSECPLAFSETAHSVAGGIIGFMLVFRTSISYYRFYEGKKYLGHLYDCIRNANIAFNSFLRVGNDEQGHDAKINADKVELRRLSNVLYAFIRQAVREHRHGYPEGCPAPSDDAGLVRDDVFGRPGLGVLLTDEEKEEFLAIDPNNRANMVVWRMQSIVEHHRRLGHVCERGAFDIYHDLEGCLEAFKHMERIVSTKMPFQYLHMVNFLLFIFVFSAPFVFTTGFKWLSPIPSCIVAISFYGVAEVARSIEDPYSWTKPCHDLTGTGWRLYSESLQLHEASVASVDATLAKDRSKTRDDEVSLDDVRLEGGESVVRVSMEPRSSVRASVAHGAADIALLSSKRPDETTRIEDSVKRGAANGGPDDASSVSTRLWEANPSQPELSDAWHGFITDIFRFKKTVYGEIIPQVLLAFVIGWVAQLVKLWRCGGQVQEAFECPVTFAPYAHSVIGSVLAFMIVYRFKFAYDRYYEAKSAIGELHCGLRNFNIGVCAFLRDAREGEPGYNRKDVKGVRERCALFMNERTELLRLSGLLFGFIRHVLREQRLGYLDDPNPGDKQLLLQDKCGMPCVGSLMRDAQEVAEFSSIPFQNRANTVVTRIQSIVEHHRRLGHVCERAAFDLYRECELVLASLKSCERVVTTPIPFQYLQMSNFVTFFFTYSAPFIFTVSYQYISFFPACLLAMAFYGINSVGEVIERPFNWREPNHDLTGVGLRVWRECVQIHRRCASRDAETLSAHGITDMADGEAFVALEDLARRAAERPNVENVLAASKDLRRNFRSRRASAVVMANELASREYPRHTFSFLTGLFDGSNETLWRVVPQVLMAAAIGAVANLLKVRLCGADVKLSSECSVTFHTEAHAICGAIIGFLLVFCANIAYLRYYEARSAVGDIYHGLRNMNIEFASFLRAPTAGEPGHQPGNPADAAATIKDDQLELRRLSNVLFAFIRQALREHRHGYRFDSRSRRGLGEDGADEGKPGFLRRIFKSSKAASFGGGTGPVSEASLLEEDLCGEPSLATLLTPEERRRYADVPVGNRFNVCVAEIQRIVARNQREGDLYEKAAYDVYKECDRVLAAFKTCERIVTTPIPYQYVHMVNLVLFFFVFSAPLVFTVTFKRLTPLPSGILALGFYGIWEVGRSMMDPFDWMEPCVNLTAIGRRISTEAQRITDAGRRRHSVISGSSERVGSAAGMIARRKPTGYFGTR, from the coding sequence ATGAGCAACGCTGCCGAAATAAGCAACCGAGGCGGCAGGACCCTACCGCGGCAACCCAGCACGATGAGCGTCGAGAGCCTGCCGTCGAGGCGTGGCAGCTTCGCGAGCGTGGCGTCTTCCGATGGgatgagcgacgcgagcggtcTGAGTCGCGGAAACCCCGgcctgggcggcgcggacgaccccGCGCTCACCCCGACTTCCCCATCGGGCACGGACCGTCGGATGAACCGTCGAGTGACTCGCGCCTCGAACGGGTCGCACCACGGACTCGGGGGTCCCCGGCGCATGGTTTTCCTCAACAAACCCAAGGAGTTGTCCCACGGTCGGCTCGCCTTCATCTCCGAGATCTTCAAGATCAAGGGGACCATCGTGCTCAAGGTGGTTCCGCAGATAATCCTCGCAGCCTTCGTCGGGCTCTTCGCCAACCTCGTCAAGGTGCTCTActgcggcgagggcgtcgcgagcaACGATGAGTGCGACGTCACGTTCAACATGGACGGTCACCTCGGCGTGAGCGTCGTTCTATCGTTCCTACTCGTCTtccgcgcggacctcgcgtaCGAGCGATACTACCAGGGCAAATCCGCGCTGGGCGCCATACACACCGGCATACGCAACCTCAACGTGGCCACCGCGACTTTTCTCCGAGCGCACCCGCCGCTGAGCAGGGATAAAGGCGGGAAAAAGTCGGTGATCAACCGACGCAAGTGGGCGGCCAagaacgcgacgagggcgactgCCCTCGCGCGTGACCGCATGGAGCTCTTCCGCCTGACTAATCTGCTGTACGCCTTTGTCCGACAGGCGGTTCGAGCGCAGCGGCACGGGTACTCGGACGTCGGGcccgtcaccgacgacgagctgatGACcagggaccgcggcggcaagCCCAGGGTCCCGGACATCGTCAAGGACAAGATAGAGCTGGACGAGTTCAAGACGCTGGAGCCCTGGAATCGCCCGAACGTGTGCGTGTCCAAGATAACCGCCATCATAGAGCACCACCGCAGGGTCGGCAACCTCGGCGAGagagccgcgctggacgtaTTCCGCGACTGCCAGCtggtgctcgacgcgctcaagtcTGCCGAGCGCATCGTCACCACGCCGATCCCGTACCAGTACCTGCACATGTTGAACATCCTCCTGTTCTTCTTCGTGTACTCGGTGCCCTTCGTGTTCACCGCCAACTTCAAGTGGATCACGCCCTTCCCttcgtgcgtcgtcgcgctcgcgttttACGGCGTGAACGAGATCGGCCGGTGCATGGAGGACCCTTACTCGTGGGAGGATCCGTGTCACGATCTCTCCGGCGTGGGTTGGAGGATCTACACGGAGACGTTGCAGATCCACCAGAAGGCGGACGAGGTCCACCGCGAAGCCGAGGACGTGCACGAggagacgaacgcgtcggagTCTCGCGTCACGGATTCTTCAGAgttggaggcgagggcgcgactGTCGACGAGCGAGCAGATccaacgcgcgctcgccgccgcgccggtcgccgacgccgccttgcACGCGAAtgccctcgaggaggcgtgCGCTCTGGAGGAcgagaacgtcgccgccggggagatgccgacgccgtcaaccCCCGCCAGCCCGGCGCCCAAGCGCAACAGGGCATCCTCAGCCGCCTCAATAACTGGCCCGTTtacctccatcgccgcggctgcccgCACCGCGATCAAGCAGAATGTCGGTGGTAATATTGATGAAgaggacgatgaggacgatGCGCTGACCGCCGACCCGAGCATCGTTCCGAAGGAGCTGAGCACGCATTGGAGCGGTTTCCTGACTGAGATTTTTGTCTTCAAGAACACCGTCATGCCCTCGCTGCTCCCGCAGATCGCTCTGGCGTTCTTCCTCGGAATATTCGCGCAGATGTTCAAGCGGGTGATGTGTGGCGCggatgtcgtcgccgcggcagAGTGCCAGACCACGTTTGACATCACTGGTCACCAGGTGGTATCCGTGTCACTCGGTTTTCTCCTCGTCTTCCGAACCGACTGGGCCTATGACCGATACTACGAAGGGAAGCAGTCACTCGGCCAGCTGTACAACGGTCTCAGGAACCTCAACGTGTGCTTTGTGAATTACCTCCGCGAAAATAAacccggcgagcgcgcggcgttcgaggcTTCGGGGAGCTCCAACCTCGAAGGCTGGGGTGACGCCGGCCCACACCTGACCGACTCGCCCagcagggcgccgagggaatCGTTCCAGAGCACCATCGCGAAAATCACCGAGGATCGCGCAGAGCTTCTGCGCCTGACCAACGTGCTATACGCCACGATGCGTCACATCCTGCGTGACATCCGCGTGGGCGCAcccgacggcggggaggtGACCGACGAGGACTGCGTAAAGGTGGACGCCACTGGAAAGCCACCGCTGCCGGATCTGCTCCGAGAGGGGGAGTCAGAGCGACTCCTCGCGCTCATGCCATCGAACCGTTGTAACTGGATCGCCATGCGCATCCAGATTATCACTGAGACGCATCGTAGGCTGGGCAACATAAGTGAGCGTGCCGCGTTCGAGATTTACCAGCAGCTGGAGATCTGTCTGTCCGCGTACAAGGCCATGGAGCGAATTGTTTCGACGCCAATCCCGTTCACATATCTGCACATGCTCCAGTTCATCCTGTTCTTCTTCGTGTTCTCCGCGCCGTTCGTGTTCACCACCACGTTTCATTGGATCGGGTATGTGCCTTCGGTGATCGTGGCGATTGGATTCTACGGCATCAACGAGATGGGTAAGCTCATCCAGGATCCATTCAACTGGCAGCAGCCGTGCCATGACCTCTCTGGCTTGGGCCTGAGGATCTACAGGGAGAACCTGAAGATCCACGAACACGCCGAACAGTTCGATcccaaggctgagaaggagATGTCCAAGCGCAGAGCATCGTATCAGACTCTTATGGATGCCCTCCAGCGACACGACAGCGAGACAGGTGAGGGAATGAAGCGAAACAGTTCAATCACATCCATCGGGTCCACCGGGTCAAACTCTGTGGCGACGAGTGGGGAGGTGGACGGCAAGCGGCGCAAGACGGGCACCCCGAGCGTGAGCAAGACGAAAGGCGCATCCGAGAAATATGGCGAGGAACTGAGCATCGGTCCATTCACCTTCATCACCATCCTGTTCCGATACAGAGGCACGGTGCTACCCAAGATCATGCCCCAGacgctgctcgccgcggccgtctccATCTTCGCGCAGATCATCAAGATTTATTGGTGCGGCGCCAACATCACTTCCCACAGCGAGTGCCCGCTGGCGTTCAGCGAGACCGCGCACTCAGTGGCAGGAGGTATCATCGGTTTCATGCTCGTATTCCGGACCAGCATCTCGTACTATCGCTTCTATGAGGGTAAGAAATACCTCGGGCACCTCTACGACTGCATCCGTAACGCCAACATCGCGTTCAATTCCTTCCTCCGCGTTGGTAACGACGAGCAGGGCCACGATGCAAAGATCAACGCGGACAAAGTCGAGCTGCGTAGGCTGTCCAACGTACTTTACGCCTTCATTCGTCAGGCGGTGCGCGAGCACAGGCACGGGTACCCCGAGGGATGCCCGGCTCCGTCGGATGACGCCGGCTtggtccgcgacgacgtgttcGGTCGTCCGGGCCTCGGCGTCTTGCTGACTGatgaggagaaggaggagttCCTCGCGATCGATCCGAATAACAGGGCCAACATGGTCGTGTGGCGCATGCAATCCATCGTGGAGCATCACCGCAGGTTGGGTCACGTgtgcgagcgcggcgcgttcgacaTCTATCATGACCTGGAAGGATGCCTCGAGGCATTCAAGCACATGGAGCGAATCGTGAGCACCAAGATGCCCTTCCAGTACCTGCACATGGTGAACTTCCTCCTGTTCATCTTCGTGTTCTCCGCGCCGTTCGTATTCACCACAGGGTTCAAGTGGCTCTCCCCGATCCCCTCATGCATTGTGGCCATCTCGTTctacggcgtcgccgaggtggcgcgATCCATCGAGGATCCGTACTCTTGGACCAAACCGTGCCATGACCTCACCGGCACAGGCTGGAGGCTCTATTCCGAGTCGCTCCAGCTGCACGAGGCGAGCGTGGCGAGCGTTGACGCCACCCTCGCCAAGGACAGGAGTAAGACCCGAGACGACGAGGTATCCTTGGATGACGTGCGGCTCGAGGGCGGTGAGTCAGTGGTCAGGGTCTCGATGGAGCCGAGGTCATCCGTCCGGGCCAGCGTGGCGCATGGAGCAGCCGACATCGCGCTTCTCAGCTCCAAGCGACCGGATGAGACGACGAGGATCGAAGATTCGGTTAAGCGAGGCGCTGCGAACGGTggacccgacgacgcctcctccgtctcaACCCGACTGTGGGAGGCTAACCCGTCTCAGCCTGAGCTCTCCGACGCTTGGCACGGATTCATCACCGACATCTTCCGCTTCAAGAAGACCGTATACGGTGAGATCATCCCTCAGGTGCTCCTCGCGTTCGTCATCGGGTGGGTGGCGCAGTTGGTGAAGTTGTGGAGGTGTGGCGGTCAGGTGCAGGAGGCGTTTGAGTGCCCCGTCACATTCGCGCCCTACGCGCACTCGGTGATTGGATCTGTGCTGGCGTTTATGATTGTCTACAGGTTCAAGTTTGCGTACGACCGATACTACGAGGCCAAGTCCGCGATCGGTGAGCTGCACTGTGGCTTGAGAAACTTTAACATCGGTGTGTGCGCGTTCCTGAGAGACGCTCGGGAGGGTGAGCCCGGGTACAACCGTAAGGATGTGAAAGGTGTGAGAGAGCGATGCGCTCTTTTCATGAACGAGAGGACCGAGTTGCTGCGGCTCTCTGGCCTGCTCTTCGGTTTCATCCGCCATGTGCTCAGAGAGCAGCGACTTGGATACCTGGACGATCCAAACCCTGGTGATAAGCAGCTGCTGCTCCAGGATAAGTGCGGGATGCCGTGCGTCGGGTCGCTCATGCGGGACGCTCAGGAGGTTGCTGAATTTTCGAGCATCCCGTTCCAGAATCGCGCAAACACCGTGGTGACCCGAATCCAGTCCATCGTGGAGCACCACCGCAGGCTCGGCCACGtgtgcgagcgcgcggcgtttgATTTGTACCGCGAGTGCGAGCTCGTGCTGGCCTCGCTCAAGTCCTGCGAGCGGGTGGTCACAACCCCGATACCCTTCCAGTACCTGCAGATGAGCAACTTTGTCACCTTCTTCTTCACGTACTCGGCGCCGTTCATCTTCACGGTGTCCTACCAGTACATCTCTTTCTTTCCCGCGTGCCTCCTCGCTATGGCGTTCTATGGCATCAACTCCGTCGGTGAGGTCATCGAGCGTCCCTTCAACTGGCGCGAGCCCAACCACGACCTCACCGGGGTGGGTCTCAGGGTCTGGCGGGAGTGCGTGCAGATCCACAGGAGGTGCGCCAGCAGGGACGCAGAGACGCTCTCAGCGCACGGGATCACTGACATGGCGGATGGAGAGGCCTTCGTTGCGCTCGAGGACCTCGCaagacgcgccgcggagagacCTAACGTCGAGAACGTGCTCGCTGCATCCAAGGATCTGCGCCGTAATTTTCGAAGCCGCCGTGCATCGGCGGTGGTCATGGCCAACGAGCTTGCGTCCCGGGAGTATCCCCGTCACACGTTCTCGTTCCTTACCGGCCTCTTCGACGGCAGCAACGAAACTCTGTGGAGGGTCGTTCCTCAGGTGctcatggccgccgcgatcggcgcggtggccaacTTGCTCAAGGTTCGTCTGTGCGGCGCAGACGTGAAGCTCTCGTCGGAGTGCTCCGTCACGTTTCACACCGAGGCGCACGCCATCTGCGGTGCGATCATCGGTTTCCTGCTCGTGTTTTGCGCCAACATCGCGTACCTCAGGTATTATGAGGCCAGATCCGCCGTGGGAGACATCTACCACGGCCTGAGGAACATGAACATAGAGTTTGCATCCTTCCTTCGGGCGCCCACGGCGGGCGAACCCGGTCATCAGCCCGGCAACCCCGCGGACGCAGCCGCGACCATCAAGGACGACCAGCTGGAACTTCGCCGACTTAGCAACGTGTTGTTCGCATTTATCCGTCAGGCCCTTCGCGAGCATCGACACGGGTACCGGTTCGATTCGAGAAGCCGCCGGGGGCTGGGTGAGGatggcgcggacgaggggaAGCCCGGGTTCCTCCGGAGAATTTTCAAGTCGAGCAAGGCGGCGTCCTTCGGAGGCGGCACCGGACCCGTGTCCGAGGCGAGcctgctcgaggaggacctcTGCGGCGAGCcttcgctcgcgacgcttcTCACTCCAGAGGAAAGGCGGAGGTACGCGGACGTTCCCGTTGGCAACCGATTCAACGTCTGTGTGGCTGAAATTCAGCGAATAGTGGCCAGGAACcaacgcgagggcgacctCTACGAGAAGGCTGCTTACGACGTGTACAAGGAGTGCGACAgggtgctcgccgcgttcaaaaCGTGCGAGCGTATCGTCACTACCCCCATACCTTACCAGTACGTGCACATGGTCAACCTTGTGCTGTTCTTCTTCGTATTCTCGGCGCCGCTGGTGTTCACTGTGACGTTCAAGCGACTCACGCCGCTGCCGTCGGGGATCCTGGCGCTCGGATTCTACGGCATATGGGAGGTTGGGAGGAGCATGATGGACCCCTTCGATTGGATGGAGCCGTGCGTCAATCTCACCGCGATCGGGAGGAGGATATCGACGGAGGCGCAGCGCATTACCGACGCCGGCCGGCGAAGGCACAGCGTGATCTCGGGCAGCAGCGAGAGGGTGGGAAGCGCCGCCGGGATGATTGCGCGTCGCAAGCCTACCGGGTACTTTGGCACGCGCTGA
- a CDS encoding predicted protein (Encodes a small protein with hydroxyproline-rich glycoprotein (HRGP) motifs) — MTSMTRASLVVFIATVTFMSWPPAVDACNCRVDCVMGTWGEWSACSCLGKRYRERVITTQAACGGTACGALTEWDNTCVAVCPPPPSPPPPPLQPLPPPPAELPSPPAELPPPPAEFPPPPVEPSPPPIPPSKKSMPSQSSGDVSHSSWAPVGAALATSLSLLAALFPG, encoded by the coding sequence atgacgagcatgacgcgtgcgtcgctcGTCGTATTCATCGCCACGGTCACGTTTATGTCGtggccgcccgcggtggatgCGTGCAACTGTAGGGTCGACTGCGTCATGGGCACCTGGGGCGAGTGGTCCGCATGTAGCTGCCTGGGGAAGCGGTACAGGGAAAGGGTGATAACGACGCAGGCTGCGTGCGGAGGGACGGCGTGCGGGGCCCTCACCGAATGGGACAACACCTGTGTCGCGGTgtgccctcctccgccttcccctccgcctccaccgctccaaccgcttccgccgcctcctgccGAACTGCCATCCCCCCCAGCCGAACTGCCACCTCCTCCAGCCGAATTCCCACCACCACCTGTGGAACCTTCACCTCCGCCGATCCCGCCATCCAAGAAGTCGATGCCCTCGCAGTCATCCGGAGACGTATCTCACAGTTCATGGGCGCCGGTCGGAGCGGCGTTGGCGACATCACTCAGCTTGTTAGCGGCGTTGTTTCCAGGGTGA
- a CDS encoding predicted protein, translating into MAGQEPGAAAPQGRGFRIYARQAGEGLRARPRLRAVTLGPVALVVLLLLAWSSANEGGAVQRREARGVTVEDSRVQNAEPVKATPAQVVKAVVQPDDGGFVPFARRKRPGARVKSKSNNEAANEATEQTGPVTGVEGEDEEGVRRSSRNEPIVVKAEDVERARAESEARERAIAEASERRKERGEKSPAKLSEEKTATAYSNPNVVIDSKHDHLFEDDDDQTGSGSGEPKTTQPKKKTDEPKKEMDQPKNGGRVGFYLQMANEPKATLELIRSVRVHFPDAPLSVTSDAGSYDCSAACETYGCVFTREDTTAGMHGGGGVMEYVRRLKRAAESAETEWIVLLEDDVRVERGVTRWPKEGIDGGGVQDWRWTAPLSKELLAEIARRNGGRAPSYKNYGLCGGAIVRASALASLPDDLPEEEMRSLQKMDDRFGMWNDVTLSALLMLGGHALEPWDDVKQGNHPAHATAFVHNDKRWYGVRMDAEDKKLCKPQDKV; encoded by the coding sequence ATGGCGGGGCAGgagccgggggcggcggcgccgcaaGGGCGAGGGTTTCGGATATACGCGAGGCAAGCTGGGGAAGGGCTTCGAGCCAGGCCGAGGCTCCGCGCGGTGACCCTCGGGCCGGTCGCGTTGGTGGTGCTCCTGCTGCTGGCGTGGTCGTCCGCCAACGAGGGTGGCGCGGTCCAAAGGCGCGAGGCCAGGGGCGTGACGGTCGAGGATTCGCGGGTACAGAACGCCGAGCCGGTGAAAGCGACGCCTGCTCAGGTCGTGAAGGCGGTCGTGCAGCCGGACGACGGGGGTTTCGtgccgttcgcgcggcgcaaacgtccgggcgcgagggtcaaATCAAAATCCAACAACGAAGCCGCGAACGAAGCCACCGAGCAGACCGGGCCAGTCACGGGGGTTGAGGGTGAGGACGAGGAAGGGGTGCGAAGGTCATCGCGCAATGAGCCAATAGTCGTCAAGGCAGAGGATGTCGAGCGCGCCAGAGCGGagtcggaggcgcgcgagagggCGATAGCCGAGGCGAGCGAGAGGAGGAAGGAGAGAGGGGAGAAATCGCCGGCCAAGTTGTCCGAGgagaagacggcgacggcgtacTCCAATCCCAACGTGGTCATCGACAGCAAGCACGACCACCtgttcgaggacgacgacgaccaaacgggctcgggctcgggtgAACCGAAGACGACACAaccgaagaagaagacggATGAGCCGAAGAAGGAGATGGATCAACCGAAGAACGGCGGTCGGGTCGGGTTTTACCTGCAGATGGCGAACGAGCCCAAGGCGACGCTGGAGCTGATTCGGTCCGTGAGGGTCCACTTTCCCGACGCTCCGCTGTCGGTGACGTCGGACGCGGGCTCGTACGactgctcggcggcgtgcgaaACGTACGGGTGCGTGTTCACGAGGGAGGATACCACCGCGGGAatgcacggcggcggcggcgtcatggAGTACGTCCGGCGGCTgaaacgcgcggcggagtcggcgGAGACGGAATGGATCGTgctgctcgaggacgacgtcagGGTCGAACGGGGCGTGACGCGGTGGCCGAAGGAGGGTATCGACGGAGGGGGAGTCCAGGACTGGAGGTGGACGGCGCCCCTGTCGAAGGAGCTACTCGCGGAGATTGCGCGGCGCAACGGGGGAAGGGCGCCGAGCTATAAGAATTACGGTttgtgcggcggcgccatcgtccgggcgtccgcgctggcgAGCCTGCCCGACGACctgcccgaggaggagatgcgTTCGCTGCAGAAGATGGACGACAGGTTCGGCATGTGGAACGACGTCACCCTGAGCGCGCTGCTCATGCTCGGTGGACACGCGCTGGAGCCTTGGGACGACGTCAAGCAAGGTAACCATCCCGCGCACGCAACCGCGTTTGTGCACAACGACAAACGGTGGTACGGCGTGCgcatggacgcggaggacaaGAAGCTGTGCAAGCCGCAGGATAAGGTGTGA